The Oscillatoria acuminata PCC 6304 genomic interval TTTGTCAAGTCTCTCAAGAAATAAATAGGGAGGGGACGGCTTGTGGGATATCAAATCAGTCCGACTACTCCGCAGAGTAGCGGGTCCAAAAGCAGTGGAAAGCTCCGAGTTGATGCTAAAAAGTGAGTGAGTGAGGTAGGCTCCAATGGTCGCACAGTCCCAATTGATCGCGCTGCAAAAAGAATACGCAGAACTCCAGAACAGGCTTCAGGAGAGTGAAACCCTATTTCAGGTTAGCTTTAGTCAAGCCCCGGTGGGCATGGTGCAGTGTGGATTAGACGGTCAAATTTGGCAGGCGAATGAGCAATTCTGCCAGATCGTCGGATACACCGAGGAGGAGTTGCGATCGCGAAGTTTTGAGGACTTGACTCACCCCGAGGACTTGAATGGAGAATTAGTCTGGGCCAAAAAATTAGTCAATGCCGAAATTGATACCTATTCCCTACAAAAGCGATATTTGAGAAAGGACGGCGCGATCGCCCGAGTTTCCCTGCGGGTGAATTTGGTCCGGGATAACAAGGGACTGCCGCACTCAGTCATGGGTTTTATCACAGAAATTACCGATAATCACTGTAAAATTGACCCGCTCAAAAATGAGGTGAAACAGGAGAAAGCGGAACGCGAACGCGCCGAAGCTGCTTTGCATGAATATGAAGCCCGCTTTGAACGGTTAGCGAAAACTTTACCGGGAATGGTTTATCAATACCGTCAGTACCTGAACCAAACCGATGATATTTTTACTTATGTTTCCCCGGCTTGTCGAGAGATTTATGAACTCGAACCTGAAGCAGTCCTCAACAATTCCCAGTTGATGTGGCAAATTATTCATCCAGAGGATAGTATAGGATTTGCCCGCTCATTCATCCGCGCTGCTGAAACGGGGACAGAATGGTATCATCAGTGGCGGATCATCACCCCTTCGGGAAAACTGAAATGGCTGCAAGGGGCTGCCAAAAAGTCACCTCAAATTGATGGTGCGCTGTTATGGGATGGGATTGTTCTAGATATTACCGATCGCAAGTTAGCTGATGATGCGATCCGTCAACAGATGGAGATGTTGGACCGGGCGAATGACTCTATTCTGATTCGTGACTTAAACGACAAAATCGAATATTGGAATCAAGGTGCTCAACGATTATATGGATGGAATCTAACCGATATTAGGGGACAATATATTCATGAGTTGTTGCAGACCCGCTTTCCTGAACCGTTGTCAGAAATTATGGCAACTTTTTTACGCGATGGACATTGGCGAGGAGAGTTGGTCCATACCAAGCAAGATGGCACTCAAGTCGTGGTCGAAAGTCGATGGACCTTGCAACAGGATGAACAGAATCATCCTCGGGCTATTTTAGAAATGAACACGGATATCACCGATCGCAAGCAAGCTGAAGCCGCCAGACTCAAAAGTGAGGCAGAACTGCGAGAGAAAGTGCAACGAGAGAAACTGCTAAATCGGCTGACTTCGCAAATCCGCAATTCTCTAGATCTTAATCAGATTCTGCAAACGGTGGTGACTGAACTACAGGGGGTTTTGAATCTGGATCGCTGCTACTTTTTGTGGCATCAATCTGAACCGACTTCGGTTTGGTCTTGCATTCAAGAGGCTAAACGGACCAATTTAGAGAGTTTTTTGGGGGAATACCCGATTCAAGGCAATAACGCTTTATATCAGAAGCTGATCGCCGGGGAAATAATCTGGTGCGATGATTTGGGCCAATCGCAGGATCTCGACTGGCAGACTATTTATTTAGAATATGGCTTTACCTCGATTTTGTTAGTTCCCCTGCGAAAAAGCAATGGAAAGTTAGGGGTCATTTGTTGTGCCAAGTTGAGCCGAATTCGTCCCTGGAAACCGTCGGAAATTCAATTGTTTGAGGCAGTACGAGACTGCATGGAAATTGCGATTTTTCAGGCGGAACTGTATAAAGAAGCCACAGCGCGATCGCAAGAACTCGAACAAACCCTCAAAGAACTCCAAAAAACTCAAACTCAACTCATTCAAAGTGAGAAAATGGCGAGTCTGGGCCAACTGGTGGCCGGAATTGCTCATGAAATTAATAATCCAGTTAGCTTTATTTTTGGAAATATCATTCATGGGAGAGAGTATCTGTCCAACTTGTTAGAAGTGGTGAAACTCTATGAGCAATATTATCCCCATCCAGAACCGGAGATTCTCGATAAAGCAGATGAGGTAGAGTTGGAGTTTTTGAAGGAAGATTTTTCTAAACTTTTGGACTCTATGGAACAGGGGGCGATTCGCATTCGAGAAATTGTGACCTCTTTGCGGACTTTTTCCCGGTATGATGAAGCGGCGCTTAAAGATGTCGAGATTCATTCGGGAATTGAGAGTAGTTTAATGATTCTGAAAAATCGGTTAGATTCTCAAGGGAAGCGTCCAGAAATTGAAGTGATTAAAAACTATGGAACCCTTCCCAAGGTGGAGTGTTTTGCCAGCGAACTGAATCAGGTGTTTATTAATATCCTGACGAATGCGATTGATGCCATTGATGAAGCGTATCGTCAGGGCGATCGCCAGGAATCGGGTAAAATCTGGATTCAAACCCAGGTCCTCCCAGGCGATCGCATTGCGATCCAGATTAAAGATAATGGCTGTGGCATTGCAAAAAATGCTCTGCCGCGCCTCTTTGATCCCTTTTTTACCACCAAACCCATTGGGAAAGGGACGGGGTTAGGATTGGCCACTAGCTATCAAATTACTGTCGATCGCCACAAAGGTGGACTCCACTGTACCTCCACCCCAGGGACAGGGACTGAATTCACCCTTGAACTGCCAATTCACCAAGACCAATTTCACAAATAAAGACAAATGACCCCTGACAAATGACCCCTGACAAGTGACAACCGACAAGTTTTCTCTCTCCCCCATCGGGCGTTAAAAAAATTGCAATTATTGTTAATTTTGATACCCCAGCGGGTAGAATAGAAGGAAAGCAGAACACTTAAAAAAGTGGCAGGGACTGGAGAGACGAGATAATGCACGCGATCGCTGACTATTTGATTACCGAAAAAATTCATGAAAGTATTCATACCCTGGTCTACCGTGGATCGCGGCCCGGGGATGACACCTCCGTGATCATTAAAATTCCCAACGCCGAATATCCGACGATGGCAGAACTGGTGCGGTTACGGAATCAATATGCGATCGCTAACAATCTCAACGTCCCGGGAATTGTTAAAACCTTCAGCTTAGAACGGGATCAGAATAGCTTGGCCCTGATTCTGGAAGATTTTGGTGGAATTTCTTTAAAAGATTATATCACCTCTCATTCCCTTTCTCTTGCTGATTTTCTCTACATTGGGATCCAAATTGCCGATGCTTTAGAAGCCTTGTATCAAAATCGCATCATTCATAAAGATATCAAGCCGGATAATATTTTAATTCACCCCCTCACCAAACAGACTAAACTAACAGATTTTAGTATTTCTTCTCGCTTGCCGAAAGAAACTCTTACCTTGGTTAATCCCAATGCTTTAGAGGGGACATTGGCTTATATTTCCCCGGAACAAACCGGGAGAATGAACCGATTCATTGATTATCGCACGGATTTTTATTCCTTGGGGGTAACCTTTTATGAACTATTAACGGGAAACTTACCCTTTGCCTCAACAGATGTGATGGAATTGGTCCATTATCATATCGCCAAACAGCCGGTTTCACCCAATCGATTAGTTCCGGAGATTCCTGAGGCGATCGCTGAAATTGTCATGAAACTCATGGCAAAAAATGCGGAAGAGCGATATCAAACAGCCCGGGGGTTAAAAGCCGATTTAGAAACCTGTTTGAGGCAACTACAAACCACCGGCAGCATTCAACCGTTTGCAATTGCTCAAAAGGATATCGCGGCGCGATTCCAAATTCCGGAAAAACTATACGGACGAGAGGGGGAAATCGCCCACTTAATGGGGGCATTTGCAGAGGTGGCGACAGGCAGTGCTCAACTGATGTTAGTCGCGGGATATTCGGGCATTGGGAAATCGGCCTTAGTTCAGGAAGTCCACAAACCGATTCTAGAAAAACGAGGTTATTTTATCTCGGGAAAATTCGACCAATTTAAGCGAAATATTCCGTTTGCCCCCCTGATTAAAGCGTTTCAAGATTTAATTCGCTACCACATCCTCACAGAAAGTCCCCAGGCAGTCGCCACCTGGAAAAAACAACTCACTGCCGCCTTAGAAAAACAAGCACAGGTCATCATTGAGGTGATTCCTGAACTGGAATTGCTGTTAGGAAAACAGCCTGCCCTTCCTGAACTGCCTGCTGCTGAATCCCAAAATCGCTTTAATCGAGTTTTTCAAAACTTTATTCGGGTATTTGCCAATGAACATCATCCCTTGGTGTTATTTTTAGATGATTTACAATGGACGGACATCGCCTCTTTAAAGTTACTAGAGTTGCTTTTAAGTGACGGGGATTTACACCATCTGCTGGTGATTGGGGCTTATCGGGATAACGAAGTGAGTCCGGTTCACCCCTTAATGTTAATGGTGAGTCGCCTCCAACAAACTCAGGGGGTGGGAATCAACCGGATTGAAGTTCCTCCTCTGAACCAGGAGGATGTGAATCAGTTAGTGGCTGATGCCTTAAGCTGTCCTCAAACGCGATCGCAACCCATTTCTGAACTGGTATTTCAAAAAACCAAAGGGAATCCTTTCTTTGTCACCCAGTTTTTAAAATCCCTAGATGAGGATCATTTATTAGAGTACAATAGCGAGCATGGCTATTGGCAGTGTGATCTCACCCAAGTTAGATCCTTAGCGGTTTCCGAGAACATTGTAGAATTTATGGCGACTCAGTTGCAACGGTTACCGGCCCCCACCCAAACCGTTTTAACCTTAGCCGCTTGTATCGGACATCAATTCGACCTCGCCACCCTAGCCTTAGTGTATCAACATTCCCTCGGGGAAACCTCAGCCCAGTTGTGGGAAGCCCTGCAAGCGGGTGTGGTGATTCCCGTCAGTGAATTGTATAAATTCTTCCAATCCGATTCGGGGTCTGAGGGCGAAGAGATGAATACTCAAGCCCCGGCAGTGCAGTATAAGTTCTTACACGATCGCGTCCAGCAAGCGGCTTATTCTCTGATTCCTGACCGTGAGAAACAAGCCACCCACCTCAAAATCGGACGGTTACTGTTACAAAATACAACCGGGGAAGCTGTAGAAGAAAAAGTTTTTGATTTAGTTAATCAATTGAATATCGGTGCCGATTTAATCGAAAGTTCATGGGAAAAATATCAACTGGCAGCCTTGAATCTGCAAGCGGGGCATAAAGCCAAAACTTCCACCGCTTACGAACCAGCCTTACGATATTTAGAGGCGGGGTTGGGCTTATTGAATCCCACTAGTTGGGGCGATCGCTATGATTTAACCCTCCAGCTTCA includes:
- a CDS encoding PAS domain S-box protein, producing the protein MVAQSQLIALQKEYAELQNRLQESETLFQVSFSQAPVGMVQCGLDGQIWQANEQFCQIVGYTEEELRSRSFEDLTHPEDLNGELVWAKKLVNAEIDTYSLQKRYLRKDGAIARVSLRVNLVRDNKGLPHSVMGFITEITDNHCKIDPLKNEVKQEKAERERAEAALHEYEARFERLAKTLPGMVYQYRQYLNQTDDIFTYVSPACREIYELEPEAVLNNSQLMWQIIHPEDSIGFARSFIRAAETGTEWYHQWRIITPSGKLKWLQGAAKKSPQIDGALLWDGIVLDITDRKLADDAIRQQMEMLDRANDSILIRDLNDKIEYWNQGAQRLYGWNLTDIRGQYIHELLQTRFPEPLSEIMATFLRDGHWRGELVHTKQDGTQVVVESRWTLQQDEQNHPRAILEMNTDITDRKQAEAARLKSEAELREKVQREKLLNRLTSQIRNSLDLNQILQTVVTELQGVLNLDRCYFLWHQSEPTSVWSCIQEAKRTNLESFLGEYPIQGNNALYQKLIAGEIIWCDDLGQSQDLDWQTIYLEYGFTSILLVPLRKSNGKLGVICCAKLSRIRPWKPSEIQLFEAVRDCMEIAIFQAELYKEATARSQELEQTLKELQKTQTQLIQSEKMASLGQLVAGIAHEINNPVSFIFGNIIHGREYLSNLLEVVKLYEQYYPHPEPEILDKADEVELEFLKEDFSKLLDSMEQGAIRIREIVTSLRTFSRYDEAALKDVEIHSGIESSLMILKNRLDSQGKRPEIEVIKNYGTLPKVECFASELNQVFINILTNAIDAIDEAYRQGDRQESGKIWIQTQVLPGDRIAIQIKDNGCGIAKNALPRLFDPFFTTKPIGKGTGLGLATSYQITVDRHKGGLHCTSTPGTGTEFTLELPIHQDQFHK